One window of the Prinia subflava isolate CZ2003 ecotype Zambia chromosome 1, Cam_Psub_1.2, whole genome shotgun sequence genome contains the following:
- the MC2R gene encoding adrenocorticotropic hormone receptor, which produces MTRRMSTERPSDFIRHQTSIPSMENISDFSVNITDCTQVVVPEEVFFTVAAAGILENLLILIAVVRNKNLHLPMYFFICSLAISDMLGSLYKTLENIFIILCKMGYLTRHGDFEKKLDDAMDSMFILSLLGSIFSLLAIAADRYITIFYALRYHNIMTLRRALVILAIIWAFCAGSSIAIALFSYEAATVIPFTILFPLMMFFILCLYVHMFLLARSHAKKIASLPSSTVHHRTNMKGAITLTIFLGVFLCCWAPFVLHILLARFCPHNPYCACYMSIFHVNGTLIMCNAIINPMIFAFRSPELRSTFKKMFYCSRSNYNW; this is translated from the coding sequence ATGACCAGAAGAATGAGCACTGAGAGGCCTTCCGACTTCATCAGACACCAGACAAGCATTCCATCCATGGAAAACATAAGTGATTTTTCAGTAAATATCACTGACTGCACCCAGGTTGTGGTGCCCGAGGAAGTATTTTTcactgttgctgctgctgggataCTGGAAAATCTACTTATCCTCATTGCTGTTGTTAGGAACAAGAATTTACACTTGCCCATGTACTTCTTCATTTGCAGTTTAGCCATCTCAGACATGTTAGGTAGCTTGTATAAAACTCTGGAGAACATCTTTATCATCTTGTGCAAAATGGGATACCTGACACGTCACGGAGACTTTGAGAAAAAACTGGATGACGCCATGGATTCCATGTTCATTCTGTCTTTGCTGGGGTCTATTTTCAGCTTGCTGGCTATTGCAGCAGACAGATACATCACCATCTTCTACGCTTTGCGGTACCACAACATCATGACGCTGAGGAGGGCCTTGGTTATCCTGGCAATCATCTGGGCATTCTGTGCCGGCAGCAGCATTGCCATTGCCCTCTTCTCCTATGAAGCCGCAACAGTCATTCCCTTCACCATCCTGTTCCCTTTGATGATGTTCTTCATCCTCTGCCTCTACGTCCACATGTTCCTCCTGGCTCGATCTCACGCCAAGAAGATCGCCtcactgcccagcagcaccGTCCATCACAGAACTAACATGAAAGGCGCCATCACGCTCACTATTTTTCTGGgggttttcctttgctgttggGCTCCCTTTGTTCTTCACATCCTCTTAGCAAGGTTTTGCCCACATAACCCTTACTGTGCCTGCTACATGTCCATTTTCCACGTGAATGGGACACTCATAATGTGCAATGCCATCATCAACCCTATGATTTTTGCATTCCGAAGCCCAGAATTGCGGAGTACCTTTAAGAAGATGTTCTACTGTTCCAGGTCAAACTACAACTGGTGA